One window of Trifolium pratense cultivar HEN17-A07 linkage group LG5, ARS_RC_1.1, whole genome shotgun sequence genomic DNA carries:
- the LOC123886140 gene encoding uncharacterized protein LOC123886140: MSETHSLPQVMPITNNSFINCASFLDLGTAREVDEAHGARVSEMVSSINTYQMECDPYNVLGRLPQCFVREFGDLIDTHVILQDPNGNEIEVRVLRKCNEMFFEQGWLVLRDFYNLWFGAWLRIRYANPRLLAISLTSRWGIEVPYPLHDPPSKHMLASVGIHSKIGLSTVAGVSSNPVVPPKSFTRSYFKKLTSYDVDSGILILPWYGFGEFAFAFTFSNIVLVDHTGCRYPCSLQFAVDDDGELACKVSGYWMEFCKKHHLMQGDRIRFAVNEPARNYVMYVCVYPQIGRKPHSVIL; the protein is encoded by the exons ATGTCTGAAACACATTCACTTCCACAAGTCATGCCTATAACCAATAACTCATTTATCAACTGTGCATCATTTCTGGATCTTGGGACTGCAcgagaggttgatgaagctcaTGGTGCACGTGTGAGTGAAATGGTTAGCAGCATTAACACTTACCAGATGGAGTGTGATCCTTATAAT GTCTTGGGAAGACTACCTCAATGTTTTGTTCGGGAGTTTGGTGATTTAATTGATACACATGTTATCCTTCAGGATCCTAATGGCAACGAGATCGAGGTTAGAGTTTTGAGAAAGTGTAATGAAATGTTCTTTGAACAGGGGTGGCTGGTTCTTAGGGACTTTTACAATCTTTGGTTTGGAGCTTGGCTTAGAATTAGATATGCTAATCCCAGGCTTTTGGCAATAAGTCTCACATCCAGATGGGGTATTGAGGTTCCTTATCCTTTGCATGATCCTCCTTCTAAGCATATGTTGGCTTCAGTTGGTATACATTCTAAGATTGGGCTATCCACCGTTGCTGGAGTTTCCTCTAATCCAGTTGTGCCACCTAAATCATTTACACGTTcttattttaagaaattaacATCATATGATGTTGATTCTGGCATTTTG ATTTTGCCCTGGTATGGTTTTGGCGAATTTGCATTCGCCTTTACATTCTCGAATATAGTTTTGGTTGATCATACCGGATGTCGATATCCATGTAGTTTACAGTTTGCAGTAGATGATGACGGTGAATTGGCTTGCAAAGTTTCTGGCTATTGGATGGAATTTTGCAAAAAACATCACTTGATGCAGGGTGATAGGATTCGTTTTGCTGTTAATGAGCCTGCACGAAATTATGTCATGTATGTCTGTGTTTATCCTCAGATAGGAAGGAAACCACACTCAGTTATCCTTTGA
- the LOC123886137 gene encoding uncharacterized protein LOC123886137, whose product MTHRYDRLHEDVKSYAMMTKTCYMEYDPMNGRGVLPGIYARCVGPVIGNTAILQDTNLNQVQVVVERDKSGIYFTHGWSRMRDLYKISIGAWVVLTFVNLFLFHIRLINITGFPITCPLRNPPYRLMLEEGFQTGSWDAPIPFFVMPKVYTHMLEKTLTAADVASGTLVP is encoded by the exons ATGACACATCGGTATGATAGGCTACATGAAGATGTGAAATCTTACGCCATGATGACTAAGACGTGCTATATGGAGTATGATCCAATGAAT GGTCGAGGAGTACTGCCAGGGATTTATGCACGTTGTGTTGGGCCGGTGATCGGCAACACTGCTATTTTGCAAGACACTAACCTTAATCAGGTTCAGGTGGTAGTTGAGAGGGATAAGTCAGGTATCTACTTCACTCATGGCTGGTCTCGCATGCGAGACCTTTACAAGATTAGTATTGGAGCTTGGGTTGTCCTCACTTTTGTGAATCTCTTCCTATTTCAtatcagactcatcaacatcactGGTTTTCCCATCACTTGCCCTCTTAGAAATCCCCCTTATAGACTAATGTTGGAGGAAGGTTTTCAGACAGGTTCTTGGGATGCACCTATACCCTTTTTTGTAATGCCAAAGGTTTACACACACATGCTCGAGAAAACTTTGACTGCTGCCGATGTTGCAAGTGGGACTCTG gtgccataa
- the LOC123886139 gene encoding uncharacterized protein LOC123886139 codes for MANNELETTIALHSLRAPLDPFPITPQEKFLNDMRVRYRTYYLESNVNYGAVKLPRMFAEDFGEELCRVATLVDARDNQMEVLVDKIDEDVYFTRGWASVKNFYNIRTGAWVVLIYSGFGHFGITIHDRLQYPVLVPTFEPPLKLVIDKIDVLPQFVDDLSEDLHDLSYAHDEHFFDVSFEKTLTYFDVSNGYLMLPYHGFGEYAFHEGSTSIKLVDDYGNAWFCSLICVTFPCKHYRVGGQWSRLVAARRLTAGSVVTVGSQPDANNETLYLILDP; via the exons ATGGCAAACAATGAGCTTGAAACCACAATTGCGTTGCACTCTTTGAGAG CTCCATTGGATCCTTTTCCCATAACACCCCAAGAAAAATTCTTGAATGATATGCGGGTGAGGTATCGCACCTATTACCTTGAGTCCAATGTTAACTAT GGTGCTGTTAAGCTTCCAAGGATGTTTGCCGAAGATTTCGGAGAAGAGTTGTGTCGTGTTGCCACCTTGGTTGATGCGAGGGATAATCAGATGGAGGTTTTGGTTGATAAGATCGATGAGGACGTGTATTTCACGCGTGGTTGGGCTTCCGTGAAGAATTTTTACAATATACGAACTGGTGCTTGGGTCGTGCTAATTTATTCGGGATTTGGTCACTTCGGCATTACCATACATGATAGGCTTCAATATCCGGTTTTAGTCCCCACATTTGAACCACCGTTGAAATTGGTGATCGATAAGATAGATGTCCTTCCCCAATTCGTTGATGATTTGTCCGAGGATCTACATGACCTCTCTTATGCACATGATGAGCATTTTTTTGACGTTTCATTTGAAAAGACATTGACTTATTTTGACGTGTCCAACGGTTATTTG ATGTTGCCATATCATGGGTTCGGGGAGTATGCTTTCCATGAAGGAAGTACCTCCATCAAGTTGGTTGATGATTATGGAAATGCTTGGTTTTGCAGTTTGATATGTGTGACATTCCCATGTAAGCATTACAGAGTTGGTGGACAGTGGAGTAGGTTGGTCGCTGCACGGAGGTTAACTGCTGGTTCAGTCGTCACAGTTGGTTCTCAGCCAGATGCTAACAACGAAACTCTTTATCTCATTTTGGATCCTTAG